A stretch of Nonomuraea africana DNA encodes these proteins:
- a CDS encoding GNAT family N-acetyltransferase produces MLTGTRVRLHRITLWVADANTGARRVYEKVGFVEEGRARESFRRDGKWHDMILTGLLEGELQEP; encoded by the coding sequence ATGCTTACCGGAACGCGCGTCCGACTGCACCGCATCACGCTCTGGGTGGCCGACGCGAACACCGGCGCCCGGCGGGTCTATGAGAAGGTCGGCTTCGTCGAGGAGGGGCGGGCGCGCGAGTCCTTCCGCCGTGACGGCAAGTGGCACGACATGATCCTCACGGGCCTTTTGGAGGGCGAACTACAGGAGCCATAA
- a CDS encoding response regulator transcription factor, translating into MSNLLLLTNALEPSAEVLPALGLLLHSVRVAPAEASALIDAPPADAVLVDARRELVQAKSLCRLIRTTGIDCPLLVIVTEGGLAGMTAEWGVDDVLLDSAGPAEVEARLRMATGRLSLASADEVPDEIRSGDLAIDEATYTARLRGRALDLTFKEFELLKYLAQHPGRVFTRAQLLQEVWGYDYFGGTRTVDVHVRRLRAKLGPEYESLIGTVRNVGYRFVPDRGSAEAENHVHV; encoded by the coding sequence ATGAGCAACCTGCTCCTGCTGACCAACGCCCTCGAGCCGTCCGCCGAGGTGCTGCCTGCGCTGGGGCTGCTGCTGCACTCCGTCCGCGTCGCGCCCGCCGAGGCCTCGGCCCTGATCGACGCGCCACCCGCCGACGCCGTGCTGGTCGACGCCCGCCGCGAGCTGGTCCAGGCCAAGAGCCTGTGCAGGCTGATCAGGACCACTGGCATCGACTGCCCGCTGCTGGTGATCGTCACCGAGGGCGGTCTCGCGGGCATGACCGCCGAGTGGGGCGTCGACGACGTCCTGCTCGACAGCGCGGGCCCCGCCGAGGTGGAGGCCCGCCTGCGCATGGCCACCGGCCGGCTGTCCCTGGCGTCCGCCGACGAGGTCCCCGACGAGATCCGCAGCGGCGACCTGGCCATCGACGAGGCCACCTACACCGCCAGGCTGCGCGGTCGCGCCCTCGACCTGACGTTCAAGGAGTTCGAGCTGCTGAAGTACCTCGCCCAGCACCCGGGCAGGGTCTTCACCCGCGCCCAGCTGCTGCAGGAGGTCTGGGGCTACGACTACTTCGGCGGCACCCGCACCGTCGACGTGCACGTGCGGCGGCTGCGCGCCAAGCTCGGCCCCGAGTACGAGTCGCTGATCGGGACCGTCCGCAACGTCGGCTACCGCTTCGTGCCCGACCGCGGCAGCGCCGAGGCCGAGAACCACGTGCACGTCTGA
- a CDS encoding MoaD/ThiS family protein, producing the protein MSTGKVRYWAAAKEAAGVAEEIFEADTLGDLMTKITADRDELARVVRRSSFLVNGDPVGKREHSAVSLPEGAVVEILPPFAGG; encoded by the coding sequence ATGTCTACTGGAAAAGTTCGCTATTGGGCCGCGGCCAAGGAGGCGGCCGGTGTGGCGGAGGAGATCTTCGAGGCCGACACGCTGGGCGATCTCATGACCAAAATCACAGCTGATCGTGACGAGCTCGCGCGGGTGGTGCGCCGGTCGTCTTTCCTCGTGAACGGAGATCCGGTCGGCAAGCGGGAGCATTCGGCGGTGAGCCTGCCGGAAGGGGCGGTCGTGGAGATCCTTCCGCCCTTTGCCGGAGGATAA
- a CDS encoding DUF2993 domain-containing protein translates to MRKLIIFLIVLIVLLVAVDRVAVAGVQRDIATRIAAASDLSGTPTVTIEGIPFLTQAIAGRYPEVRFDLGTLTYNTVKVENLRGAAYDVTAPLADVIQNRAQITAGKVTVQGTVSRSTVDKFAPRGVKIGGTGGRLTASGDVNLGVTKVKFTAEMRVEVVDGGIKLTADKVNGIPSTSAGFLTYTIPFKGKLPFDVKVTGVKTVPAGLEITAEASDVPLRG, encoded by the coding sequence ATGCGCAAGCTGATCATTTTCCTGATCGTGCTGATCGTCCTTCTCGTAGCCGTGGACCGGGTGGCCGTCGCAGGGGTCCAGCGCGACATCGCCACCAGGATCGCCGCCGCCTCCGACCTCTCGGGCACTCCCACCGTCACCATCGAGGGCATCCCCTTCCTCACCCAGGCCATCGCGGGCCGCTACCCGGAGGTCCGCTTCGACCTCGGCACCCTGACCTACAACACCGTCAAGGTGGAGAACCTGCGCGGCGCCGCCTACGACGTGACCGCCCCGCTGGCCGACGTCATCCAGAACCGCGCCCAGATCACCGCGGGGAAGGTGACCGTCCAGGGGACGGTCTCCAGGTCGACCGTGGACAAGTTCGCGCCGCGCGGAGTGAAGATCGGCGGCACCGGCGGCCGGCTCACCGCCTCCGGCGACGTCAACCTGGGCGTGACGAAGGTGAAGTTCACCGCCGAGATGCGGGTCGAGGTGGTCGACGGCGGCATCAAGCTGACCGCCGACAAGGTCAACGGGATCCCCTCCACCTCCGCGGGCTTCCTGACCTACACGATCCCGTTCAAGGGCAAGCTCCCGTTCGACGTCAAGGTGACGGGCGTGAAGACCGTCCCGGCCGGGCTGGAGATCACCGCCGAGGCAAGTGACGTACCTCTCCGTGGCTGA
- a CDS encoding sigma-70 family RNA polymerase sigma factor, whose protein sequence is MSPADTADEELVRTLFDEHAGPLYGYVLRLTGDPGRAEDVVQETLLRAWRHPEAISGRPIRAWLFTVARNLVVDQHRARKARPQEAGDEALAVIPADDELEKAVESWAVAEALAALRPEHREVLLEVYYRGQSVKEASATLGIPAGTVKSRTYYALRALKLALEERGLAP, encoded by the coding sequence GTGAGCCCAGCGGACACCGCCGACGAGGAACTCGTCAGGACCCTCTTCGACGAGCACGCGGGGCCGCTCTACGGTTACGTACTGCGACTGACCGGGGACCCTGGCCGAGCGGAGGATGTCGTGCAGGAGACGCTGCTGCGGGCATGGCGCCATCCCGAGGCGATCTCCGGACGGCCGATCAGGGCGTGGCTGTTCACAGTGGCCCGCAACCTCGTCGTCGACCAGCACCGCGCGCGCAAGGCGAGGCCGCAGGAGGCGGGCGACGAGGCGCTGGCGGTCATTCCCGCCGACGACGAGCTGGAGAAGGCGGTGGAGTCGTGGGCGGTCGCGGAGGCGCTGGCCGCGCTGCGCCCCGAGCACCGCGAGGTGCTGCTGGAGGTCTACTACCGGGGGCAATCGGTGAAGGAGGCGTCGGCGACGCTCGGCATCCCTGCCGGCACCGTCAAGTCACGCACCTACTACGCGCTGCGGGCGCTGAAGCTCGCCCTGGAAGAGCGGGGGCTGGCGCCGTGA
- a CDS encoding anti-sigma factor family protein: MNCEEVRLSLGAYTLGALDAEEAQDVEVHLASCMECTDELMELEGLPVFLSKVSEKDVELVASPPREVLDRLLNDRVKRHRRGRLLLVAAASVAALAVGGTVWTTLLDRTQQPTAATAQNDPAPAERAPAEQPAQKQDRSDAAQLDQPDATKASPSASADLRKAEPGRAFTGEADPVKATVTVSPGMPLQVQLEGVPPGTKCRLVVVSKNGVKETSEPWTVQAAHYEAGAEVFSVESRTPPESIRSFEIRDAEDNVLVRVRAK, translated from the coding sequence GTGAACTGCGAGGAGGTACGGCTGTCGCTGGGCGCCTACACGCTGGGCGCGCTCGACGCCGAGGAGGCGCAGGATGTCGAGGTCCACCTGGCCTCGTGCATGGAGTGCACCGACGAGCTGATGGAGCTCGAAGGGCTGCCCGTGTTCCTGTCGAAGGTGTCGGAGAAGGACGTGGAGCTGGTCGCGAGCCCTCCTCGTGAGGTGCTCGACCGGCTGCTGAACGACCGGGTCAAGCGGCATCGGCGCGGACGCCTGCTGCTGGTCGCGGCGGCCTCGGTCGCGGCGCTCGCGGTGGGCGGCACGGTGTGGACCACGCTCCTGGACCGCACGCAGCAGCCGACGGCGGCGACCGCGCAGAACGACCCTGCTCCGGCGGAGCGAGCCCCCGCGGAGCAACCGGCGCAGAAGCAGGACCGGAGCGACGCCGCGCAGCTGGACCAGCCCGACGCGACGAAGGCGTCTCCGTCGGCCTCGGCCGATCTCAGGAAGGCCGAGCCGGGGCGGGCCTTCACCGGGGAGGCGGACCCGGTCAAGGCCACCGTGACGGTGTCGCCGGGCATGCCGCTGCAGGTTCAGCTCGAAGGCGTGCCGCCGGGCACGAAGTGCAGGCTCGTCGTGGTGAGCAAGAACGGCGTCAAGGAGACGTCCGAGCCGTGGACCGTCCAGGCCGCGCACTACGAGGCGGGCGCGGAGGTCTTCTCCGTGGAGAGCCGCACGCCGCCGGAGTCCATCCGCTCCTTCGAGATCAGGGACGCCGAGGACAACGTCCTGGTCAGGGTCCGGGCGAAGTAG
- a CDS encoding TlpA family protein disulfide reductase: MTGWWVVLATLALGTVIGVVKLRRDGRLREARQSLTAQALGHELGERATLVQFSTAFCQPCRATRRVLADVTALVPGVRHVEIDAESRLDLVREFDIMRTPTVFVLDGAGNVVKRASGQPRKADVIAALGGVLSHRPDEK, translated from the coding sequence ATGACAGGCTGGTGGGTGGTGCTGGCGACGCTGGCGCTCGGCACGGTGATCGGGGTGGTCAAGCTGCGCCGCGACGGAAGGCTGCGCGAGGCGCGGCAGAGCCTGACGGCTCAGGCGCTGGGCCACGAGCTGGGTGAGCGGGCGACGCTCGTGCAGTTCTCCACCGCGTTCTGCCAGCCCTGCAGGGCGACGCGCCGGGTGCTCGCCGACGTGACCGCGCTGGTGCCGGGCGTACGGCACGTCGAGATCGACGCCGAGTCCCGGCTCGACCTGGTGCGCGAGTTCGACATCATGCGCACACCGACCGTCTTCGTCCTGGACGGCGCGGGAAACGTCGTGAAAAGGGCATCGGGGCAGCCCAGGAAGGCCGACGTGATCGCGGCGCTCGGTGGCGTCCTGTCTCACAGGCCGGACGAGAAGTGA
- a CDS encoding DUF4395 domain-containing protein has protein sequence MRADPRVLRLGAAVTTLVLALVLVTESGWLLAVQAVVFAAGVAGRSPYKVFFRSPPTKTEDARPPRFAQAVGLSFAVAGLIGFIAGITPLALGATAAALLAAFLNAAFGFCLGCEMYLMIRRLLPAANMEVPQ, from the coding sequence ATGCGTGCCGACCCTAGAGTGCTGCGCCTCGGCGCGGCCGTCACCACCCTGGTCCTCGCTCTCGTCCTGGTGACGGAGAGCGGCTGGCTGCTGGCCGTCCAGGCGGTGGTGTTCGCCGCCGGTGTGGCGGGTCGCTCGCCGTACAAGGTGTTCTTCAGGAGTCCGCCGACGAAGACGGAAGACGCCCGCCCGCCGCGGTTCGCGCAGGCGGTGGGGCTTTCCTTCGCGGTCGCGGGGCTGATCGGTTTCATCGCGGGGATCACGCCGCTCGCCCTCGGGGCGACGGCCGCGGCTCTCCTCGCCGCCTTCCTCAACGCAGCCTTCGGATTCTGCCTCGGCTGCGAGATGTACCTGATGATTCGCCGTCTACTGCCCGCTGCCAACATGGAGGTTCCGCAATGA
- a CDS encoding sulfurtransferase: MSRSAALVDADWVEANLDTPGVVLVEVDEDTSAYAKGHIRNAVRIDWKADLQDPVRRDFVDKAGFEALLSERGISNDDLVVLYGGNNNWFAAYAYWYFKLYGHTNVKLLDGGRKKWELDSRELVTDVQSRPATTYTAKEQDTSIRAFRDEAVNAIGKLNLVDVRSPDEFTGKLLAPAHLPQEQAQRAGHIPTARNIPWSKAANDDGTFKSDDELKELYAGAGVDFGKDTIAYCRIGERSAHTWFVLHEILDQANVKNYDGSWTEYGSLVGVPIELGEAR, from the coding sequence ATGAGCCGCTCCGCCGCCCTGGTGGATGCCGACTGGGTCGAGGCCAACCTCGACACGCCCGGTGTCGTGCTCGTCGAGGTCGACGAGGACACCAGCGCCTACGCCAAGGGCCACATCCGCAACGCCGTCAGGATCGACTGGAAGGCCGACCTGCAGGACCCCGTCCGCCGCGACTTCGTGGACAAGGCGGGCTTCGAGGCCCTGCTGTCCGAGCGCGGCATCTCCAACGACGACCTGGTGGTCCTGTACGGCGGCAACAACAACTGGTTCGCCGCCTACGCCTACTGGTACTTCAAGCTCTACGGCCACACCAACGTGAAGCTGCTCGACGGCGGCCGCAAGAAGTGGGAGCTCGACTCCCGCGAACTGGTGACCGACGTTCAGTCCCGCCCCGCGACGACCTACACCGCGAAGGAGCAGGACACCTCGATCCGCGCCTTCCGCGACGAGGCCGTCAACGCGATCGGCAAGCTCAACCTGGTGGACGTGCGCTCGCCCGACGAGTTCACCGGGAAGCTGCTGGCCCCGGCCCACCTGCCGCAGGAGCAGGCGCAGCGCGCGGGGCACATTCCCACCGCTCGCAACATCCCGTGGTCCAAGGCGGCCAACGACGACGGCACCTTCAAGTCCGACGACGAGCTCAAGGAGCTCTACGCCGGCGCCGGCGTCGACTTCGGCAAGGACACCATCGCCTACTGCCGCATCGGCGAGCGGTCCGCGCACACGTGGTTCGTGCTGCACGAGATCCTCGACCAGGCCAATGTGAAGAACTACGACGGTTCGTGGACCGAGTACGGCTCGCTCGTGGGCGTGCCGATCGAGCTGGGGGAGGCCCGCTAA
- a CDS encoding DUF1416 domain-containing protein produces the protein MTVSTQGCAAPEQTVALPAGIDLSTQSVIQGVVTGAGTAYARLLDHSGEFTGEVVVSDEGIFRFFAAPGDWTVRIIAGGGVTRDVPVQAKLGEVAQLSVTV, from the coding sequence ATGACTGTTTCGACTCAGGGTTGCGCCGCTCCGGAGCAGACTGTCGCGCTGCCCGCCGGAATCGACCTCTCCACCCAGTCCGTGATCCAGGGTGTGGTGACCGGCGCGGGCACCGCCTACGCCCGCCTGCTCGACCACTCGGGCGAGTTCACCGGCGAGGTCGTGGTGTCCGACGAGGGCATCTTCCGCTTCTTCGCCGCCCCGGGTGACTGGACCGTCCGCATCATCGCGGGCGGCGGCGTCACCAGGGATGTTCCCGTGCAGGCCAAGCTGGGCGAGGTCGCCCAGCTGTCCGTCACGGTCTGA